DNA from Drosophila gunungcola strain Sukarami chromosome 3L unlocalized genomic scaffold, Dgunungcola_SK_2 000002F, whole genome shotgun sequence:
taatttataatttaaacaattcgaaaaaaaaacatttaatatgatttattttgattaagaTTTTCCCAGAGAAAGTAAGTTTACAAAATAAGTGCaactaatttaattgaaattgttcTGATTATTaagcatgttttttttttttggaattacAGAATTCATTTCCTTACTCACATGTACGCTagttcaattattttaaacaatctaaatttcttaatatttaataaccgtaaattaaacaatttatagcTCACTAACATTATTGTATTATTGTATTGAccatatataataattaacagGTTATTTTGTGTGCGATATTAATCGCTGTTTTTCCACCCCTAGAAAACTGTTGCTGCAATGAACTATCGTGTGGGCGCGGACTGTCGATATATCGCTGTCCCTGGTGTAGATGCAAGAAGAAGCATAAcggtgcagcagcagctctaTTTTCGTGATAGTTTTTCCCAATTAGTGCTAAAATTAATAACCATAGATGCCATTTTGCCACAAACAAGCATTTGCGAAATGACGTGCCTTGCCTGAGCTGCTTACATAACAATGCACTAGTCGCGCAATAGGGCCACACGAACATCGATCACCCGGGATTAGCGAGGCTTACACTTGGACTACATGGCGACTGTGGCGGAGGGCAGCAAAATGCTCGAGGCGGCGCTCCAGCAAATGGACGGCCTCATATCGAGCACGGCCACGCAGGCGGGATCGGTGTCGGTGTCGGGAGCAGGAGCCTCCTTGACCCTCAGTGAGCGCAACTTGATTTCGGCCACCAATGTTCTAACGACGGCCAAGACTTTGGCTCTGGCCCTGCAACAGGTGAGTCACTCTGAGCAAAAGATAAGGCCAAGAAAGAAACCGCAGGGCTTACACGCTTACCATGTATTTAAGGTCGGCCTGGCTGCCCCAGCCCCGGATCCCGTCACGGCGGCCATCATCAGCGACTGGCTGGAGACGCACATACCGCGCCAGGACTCAGACGAGCGGATGCGTCGCCTGCAGCGGGACAAGGAGGGCCTGGCCCTGCAGTACCAAATGCTGGCGGAGCGGGTGTCCGAACAGGCGGACAAGATCATTGAGCTGGAGGGCCTGATCACGGAGAAGAGCCAGCAGTTGTGCACgaaggaggagcagctgcagcgccAGATGATATCGCGATCCGCCCTCGAAACGCAGAAGCTGGAGCTGATGAGTGCCTTAAGTGAACTGAAACTGCATCGCACTGCCTTGGAGCAGGCCAATGATGGAGCCGTCATATCGGCCAATATACCCTACGGCAGTTTGAGCAACATAAACCAGAAGCCCTTCATGGGTTCGCCCAAGACGCCGCCCTCGGCGCTGCGCCACCAGATCAAGCCGCAGTTCCACAGCCTGCCACGATCCCACGGCAAGCTGGCAAACCACAATAACAACCGTGCCTTGGACGTCAATGCCAACAGCAGTGGCAAGCAGCGGAACGTGGCCTTCGCCTCGAACGAACAAATCCTGATCGAAGACAGTCCTCATCAAGCGGATGATGTCATGACCTCCAGCTTCATGTCACAGTTCACGCCCTCGCCAAAGCTGCGAGAACGATCTGCCCGTGGCTTGCGGAATATTCTAGGCAAGCTAAggcgcagcaacagcagcaactgcgAGCTGACCGCCTTGGAGCAGGCGGAGCCCGAGTTTCGGCGCGGCGGTTCCAGAGCCACCGCCGGCGGACGTATCGAGTGGAGTGCCCAGACGCCCTTGTTCGGCGAAAACGAGAAGCACTGGACCACGTGGGATGCACAGGAGGTGTGCAACTGGCTGGGCTACATGGGTCTGGGCTGCTATGAGGACAATTGCCGGTGAGTTAGTCATACGTGATCACAAACCATAAACATTTACAATATCAGCTTTCCGCCCCCAGAAAATGGCTGAGAGCCAATCCATCGGTGTCGATCTTCACCGCCTCGCCTGTGGACATTGAACGAGAGCTAAACCTAAAGCTGCCGCTTCACCGGAAGAAGATATTGTTGGCCATCGACGACGTCACTGGAAAGGAGTTCGACGACCTTACGTTAAAGGCTTCCATCCTGGATGTGGCCTGGGTTCTACGCTGGCTGGACGACATTGGTTTGCCCCAGTACAAGGATTACTTTATGCAGGCCAAGGTCGACGGGCGAATGCTGCACCGTCTCACGCTGGAGGACCTGTCCCAGCTGCATGTTAGCTCCTGTCTGCACATAGCCTCGTTACGAGCGGGAATCTTGTGCATGCGCCGCTTGTCCTGGAACGCAGAGGGTCTGATTCGGCGCTCCATCAAGGTGGCCAGCGAGGAGGAGCCCGCTGGCAGTCCGGACAGGGACAACGTGGAGCTGTGGACGGCGCACCGCATTATGGGCTGGCTGCAGACCATCGACCTGTCCGAGTACACGCCCAATCTGCGTGGCGCCGGCGTGCATGGGGCTTTGATGCTGTACGAGCCGCGCTTCAATGCGGATCTGCTGGCCGACCTGCTGTCGATACCGCCCAGCAAGAGTCTGCTACGCCGCCACCTGGCCATGCACTTCAAGGAGCTGGTGGGTCGTCCGGTGATCCTGAGCAAGCGCGACGCCGAATCGGCACCTGGCTATCAACCGCTGAACATTACCGACAAACTGAAGCCGGTCAAACGCAGCCAGTTCTCGCTGAAGCGTCGCAAGAGCTCGAAGTCGCAAAGCGACGTTGATTGGACGGAGTACGTGTGCCCCATGAATGCCAGGGTGCCGGAATCTTCGCTAACGGAGACGACCAAGGACCACGAGAGCTCAATGAGTTCCAACTAAGGACCAAGTCGGATGACGCACAAATCGATTGCATACGACAAAATGTTTTCTAGTTGTAAGCCCAACCCTGAACCTACCCGATACCCAAGTGGATGAACTGCCACCTGAACCAATTAAGCAACCAAATCCACAAGTCGAGCGACAATATTAGAGAGAATTTATCCGGGCATGCCCAATCTTCCAAACATCTTTCGATTGAATTCGAGGCGAAATTCTTTTGACAACCTAAGCATACCAGCAAACATTTTGGAAATCTTTATATTAACTGTAACTAACATTTAGGCTAATCTGGAACCGGGATGCATTGACATCTTTTGGATAAGCATGATAACGAGAAGTATTCGCAATGGCATTGAAACGACCTTGAGCGCGAGCATAACCCCCTTATAGACTTATCGCCCATTTTGGAGTTTATCTTTTGTACTAACACGTATTGTAAATGTATGGACGGATATTTTGTGAAATACAAACTACGATGCCTTTTacaaccaaatattttgtataaaactaAATGTAGGGTACTATAAAATTGTTCTGTAATTTGTGACTCATtgaagaagacatttccgaccctttaAAGTGTATATACTCTTGATCTGTCTGTTTTTATGCCATatgtattcttttttttatcagaaAACTTAAGATTCGACACACTTTTATGGTTAAACATTGAGTTTATTTGTTAACAATAACACTTCATTAGGCACTAGAAAAACTGATGAACGACTAGGAAGCGTGGCTGAGGATCATTGATCGCGTTCTGGGGCAGCCCGCATGGACGGAATCGGCATGGGATGGTGTGCTTCTGCTTGTGCTTGCGCTCCACCCTCCTCCATTGGCAACGCCAATCTCATCTCGTCTTAAACTAAATCTTTGGCAGTGCTTTATGGTTGGCTGGCTGGGGGATCGGGCTCTCCTCGAGGGAGGACCTATGTGGCCTGGTCCTGACTCTGCAGAGTATCCTCCCGTCCACCGCTCTGGTGCTTGGCCAGATCGCTCTCCGGTATGTGATCCTTCCAGTTGCGAAATAGGTAGCGCGTGAACTTCTTCAGCTGGCGGAACTTGCAGTAGGTGGCACCCTCGGCGGACTGAAGCTGCTGGGTCTGGATGAGGAAGCCCTTCTCCTTGAAGGTCTTCTCCAGCTTCTCGCGCTGCTTCGACCGCCTCGAGGATCGCCGCTTACGCTCGCTATCCGCCGTAGATTTGGGCATGGGACTCTGCGAGCTGGAGCACTGGGAGACCGGACTGTGTGGCGCCACGTGGTTGCTGCTGGGCAGGAGCAGCGTCGAAGTCGGCGACTCCGGCGATATTTGCAGGAGTTCCGGACTGAGGTCCGTCGACGGGGGTGGTATATCCACGTAGAGCTTCTCCTGACTTTGTCCCTGCTGATTGGGCTGATTCTGCTGAGTCTGCTggagttgttgctgctgatccCGGGAGATGAACTCGTAGCCGCGCATCGTCTTGTCGCCGGTGCCGTTGTAATACCGGTAGTTACCCTCCGCATCCACCGAGAGCATCTTCTTCTCCTGCAGCGTGGGCTTGGCCCCGCCGGTGAACTTGAACTTGCAGATGCTCACCTCGTTGGAGGGACTGGACGAGTGCTCGGCGGGCATGGGCGGGATGAAGATGGCCGACCGCTTCCGTTTGCGCATGGCCAGCGGAGCAGTCTCGTTGGCAAAGAACCCACTCGGTATGGGTATCTTGAGGGACAGCTGGTTGTCCTTCTCGATGGTCTCCAGGGGTACGGGCATGCCGCCCAGGTGGCAGGACTCCACCAGCTGCTGGTAGTACAGGCCCACtggctgcagcagcaacttggCCGCGGACATCGGCTGATCCTCGCTCCCGGCCAGCTCCAAGGTAAGGGGTTTCCCCAAACCTAGTGGCGTGGTCCGGTGCGAGGAGCTGCCGCAATCCGTCGTGGCCGTGGTTGTTGTGGGCGTGGTCCTCGTTGTGGGCTTCTCACTGTCGCCGCTGGAGATGGAGAAGCGATCGCCGCTCTGATCGCGCAGGCAGAGATTCAGTGGCTCCTCGGGCGGCATCGCAATTGTGGCCGTTGAGTCCGGCGGCGCAGCACTGACCGGCATCTCGGCCACCGAGGCGGGCACAATGGTGCCGTAGTTCTTGTAGATCAGGTGGCAGATGTCCGCCTTCTTGGGCTTCCGCCCGCGTCGTGGCTTGTAGTTGTCCAGCGTAATCTCACCCATGTAGGGCAGGTCAGCATACTTCAGGGAGCTTCTCTTCGAGGTGGCGGTGGTTGTTACCTCCGCACCTTTAGCCGGCACCACTGACGTGGCTGCAATGGGTGAAGATCGCGAGGCTGGAGCATTGGTCCTGGGAGTGCTGgactgcttctgctgctggcGCTCGGCACTGCGCTGGATCTCGGCAATCTTCCGCAGCCAGCTGCGCACGTTCTCGTGCGCCTGactcggcggcggcggaggaagAGGTGGAGTAGGTGGTGGCGGCAGCACCGGCCTTGCGGGCTGACGACCTTGGGTGGCCTCGTAGTGGGCGGCGTATTCGGCGGGCAAGGCCTGGTGGTGGAATCGCAACTTCACGGCGCCCGCCTCGTTGCCTCGCTTTCGGGATCGGTTTTGTCCTTGACTTTGAACTGGTTTCACTGTCTTTTGGGGGGTCGGTGCAGGGGGCTCCACCTGTGCTTGCCTGTTGGCCTTTCGGCTGCCCATCAGCAGATTGGCCTTCAGTTGCTGCTTGGTCAGCGGACTGCAGGTGCCGTTGTGCGGTGTCTCGTGGCCGGCACTTTTGCGCGCCAGCAGCGTCTTGAAGGGATGGTCCTCGTCGTGGCCGTCGTTGGTGGAGCCATGCGAGATCAGCGGATCGTCCGAGCCCTGCAGCAGCAGACGAGTACTGTTCAGGTCCAGCCGGAGTTGCGGATGCTCCGGCGTGGGCAGCCAGCACTCCAGGTCGGGATCATGCTCCAGCTTTATGTTGGGCAGCAGCTGGTCCAGATTGTTGGTGGCTGGAGCAACTGGCATTAGCTCCGCCTTGCCAGTATTGCCGTTCAGGTCGCAGACTCTCGTCAGTTCCTGCATGCTGATCCTGGCTGGGGGagaaagttgaaaaaaataatagttggttaataagtgaaaaaatatacatgcggcgtatacgcaatctTGGCTGTGATATGAAAAGTATGGTAGTTATATATATGGCCTTGATTAGAAATGAAGTAAACTAAGAAaaacattgcgtatacgcaacgtgtATCCTCGCTGGAAAACTGCAAAGACCCTGCCTAAGAAAGCTTAAAAAACCAGAGAGAAGTTAGAGGTGAATCAAGGCAatacattgcgtatacgcgaCGTGAGAAACACACGTTTTTCCCTCGTTTTGTGTTGTTATTTTGATGATAGCCGGCAGGGGTAGCTAAACACGGAgacggaggaggaggaggaggatagTGAGCACGGGAATTCTATTTAAATGTCTAAGAGGAACTGGCAAGTGGCGCTCTCTCAGCCAGCACACACACGTATACGCTCCGaaagcaaaaatgttgtttttgtgcATGAAATTCGATTCCCTGGGCCGAAAAGCATGCCCATAAAAGGTCTAAATGCCCGGCCTGAATGGATGCCAAAGGCTTCTTGGGTTTCCTCTTGCAAAATAACGATGGCGAGTTGCTATTACCTTGGTTTCCTACACGTTTGTACGGTTAAGGTGCCCCGGAAAATTCGATGGATCGTTTGGCGGGTCCGTCTTCAATTCAGTCTTGGCTCAACGATGTCCGGTTAATCCCCGGGTGAATCACCTGCTGCAGATAATCGTCACAGTCCACAGTAGACAGTCCACAGATCACTTCACGCTGCCGACGGCAGGCCACAGTTGACCAGAATCGTCGCTGTGCGCGTGTACATCGTGTTGACATCCAAAACGCAACTAGTTGCGGGAAAGCCGAGTCGCGGAAAGCATCGCTTCTTCGGAATATGCTCCTTAGATGGACCGCCGCGGAGAGCACGCCCCACACACAATAGAGGAAAATAGCGCGGACGGTGGCAGTGAGCGGGCCAAGtggaaatcaaatcaaattccgCCGCTCTTTCCGCGGCAGCGATGCGTTGTCGCTGCTCGACATCGACCACGATGGATGTCGTGGTAGTGGTCCGCATTTAACGCCAAAGACGAAGCTATTTCGTGTGCGTTCATTTTTAGAACAAATCCAACTTGTTGCCGGCCATATAGACGGACCCCTTCTGGCCGATCGGACAAACATCCAATCCACACAATGCGCTATGCcgcaaaaaagaaagaaatttcgaaaatgtacttttttccttttcgcAGTTTTTCATTCATGAGCTTGTTTGTTATTTCAACAGATCAGGGTGAAAACAATTTGGTTCCGTCTATAGTGGGTTCTTGGCTGCATTGGGAGCAGCCCCACTCCTAGAGGGTATCCCCTGTTCGATCACCACAGTTCCCCCTCCCTCGTCGTTCCGACGGCTACGCGTATATGTGATTGCTGCTCACTTTGATGGCGTTTTATTTATAGCACCTTGCTACTTCGGGTTAGGGCAACTAAGAATCGCCTGCGCCTCATTCGGATTATGATTTTTCGGGAAAGGAATGGTAAAGAAATACACCACCCGAAATAGACAGTGGATCGAGGCGGATACTCTATTTCGGGAAGAGCACACGGGAATATGGGTCACCTCCAACTCAACCTGGAGTGGGTACACCGAAAGAAAGGATCAACTACtaaatcgaaataaatttaaataaatgtccaatttattactttaatgctttaacttttaactatgacttaatttatgtaaatttataatagtcatcaataaatgtataaaacatttaaaaacacttgtcaatacaaacaaatgtttttgaaaagaaTTTGGCATTTTTTCATCTCCTGATTTTTTGCCAAAAGAAATTAGTACTTTGGCCATAACAAACCAGATAATGTCCCAAATATGGAACTTGTGTACTTTGTTgaacttgtaaaaaaatattcccagTTAATTGGCTCTCAAAAAtggaaacttttattttttgccctTTATGGAACAAAACGATGATGTAATAATCcttgattaaaaatgtttaaattatcaaacaaataaatttttagaaagtaTCCTGAAAGTGATGGGGATCGTTAGCTAGGAATGTAAGCTGTGCAAAACAGGACCTCTTTTGAtaatgtttaaacaaaaacctcatactaatttaaaatactacaATAGTCCCCATATTGATATCGTCTAGATAAAATCAGTATTTTGGGCAAAACGATTTCAAATATGGCAGTCATAGTGCGTTGAACACATTTTGGAGTAATTCAAAGTAAAATAGTGTGGAAAACTCCCCTTCAAAAACGTGGACTccaagaattttaataaagataaTGCAGTATGCAGTATGAGGCTATTGAGGTATAAACCGTCATTGATATGCCACAGCATTTCATAATAGTGTCATTTTAATCTTGTTTTTTTGGCTGCAGCCAGCACTGTTACAGTAGGTTATGGACAGAAGAGTCAACGCCAATCACTTCACTTCTAATCACTTTCTCCGCTGCGCAGTCTGTGGCGATACTCAAACCATCAGAATGCAAAGCACAAATCACGTTAGCAGCTCCCATCCAAAAGCGAAAACATGCCTTTTGGGGCTGCGTTCTTCAAGCGACTTATTTGGCTGACCAGAGTCGATAAGGCCCCCCTTGGTTATAGCCCAATACCTACCCGCTTTCAGCTGGAAAGAATGGCATTCCCCGTCGATCGATTTGCGACTGTTGCGCATTGCGTGCAAGATCGAAGATCGAACTTCGCAGAGATCACTGTGCAGCGATGACGCTTTTGCCGCCAGTGGCAGTGGGTGGGCGAGTTTTTCGCGACCTGCAGAAGCTTTACATTCTACAGACGGCGGTTAGACGACGGTGAGCGGTGGTCGGTAAGCGGTAGGTAGTCGGTAAACTGACAAGCCAGAACCGGAGCTTACATCACCGGCCAGCGGCGTCCAACCTACGGATCCGGAGCTGGAGCTCTTGAATATTGCACATCTATTCGGCAGCTGCGACTGTGCGACTGCTGCGGCTGCTATTTTACTGCCAGCATGTTTATTGAGCGACACTCACAGTCAATACCTGCTTACGCGAACGTACATATTTGCGTTTATGGCCATAACTGCCACTTCAGACGCCCACGCGCCACTTGTTGGCCCGCATTTCAGTGGCGAATTCTATGATTTAAGTCTGGCCTTGCCTCAAGTTCACTCTTTTCCCGCCGATATGGGTTTAGTATTCCCCTGGGATTATCTCACTGTATCACTATTTTCATCATTTTTCCGTTTCAGAGCGATTTTTACCACCATCAGCCGGTTAGAATTTGCGACTGAGCATGCGAACGTAATATGCAAATGCTTGGCTTCAAAAAGCGAACTGCCATTTGAACCGACTTCCATTCGAATCCG
Protein-coding regions in this window:
- the LOC128257694 gene encoding liprin-beta-2 — protein: MATVAEGSKMLEAALQQMDGLISSTATQAGSVSVSGAGASLTLSERNLISATNVLTTAKTLALALQQVGLAAPAPDPVTAAIISDWLETHIPRQDSDERMRRLQRDKEGLALQYQMLAERVSEQADKIIELEGLITEKSQQLCTKEEQLQRQMISRSALETQKLELMSALSELKLHRTALEQANDGAVISANIPYGSLSNINQKPFMGSPKTPPSALRHQIKPQFHSLPRSHGKLANHNNNRALDVNANSSGKQRNVAFASNEQILIEDSPHQADDVMTSSFMSQFTPSPKLRERSARGLRNILGKLRRSNSSNCELTALEQAEPEFRRGGSRATAGGRIEWSAQTPLFGENEKHWTTWDAQEVCNWLGYMGLGCYEDNCRKWLRANPSVSIFTASPVDIERELNLKLPLHRKKILLAIDDVTGKEFDDLTLKASILDVAWVLRWLDDIGLPQYKDYFMQAKVDGRMLHRLTLEDLSQLHVSSCLHIASLRAGILCMRRLSWNAEGLIRRSIKVASEEEPAGSPDRDNVELWTAHRIMGWLQTIDLSEYTPNLRGAGVHGALMLYEPRFNADLLADLLSIPPSKSLLRRHLAMHFKELVGRPVILSKRDAESAPGYQPLNITDKLKPVKRSQFSLKRRKSSKSQSDVDWTEYVCPMNARVPESSLTETTKDHESSMSSN
- the LOC128257693 gene encoding uncharacterized protein LOC128257693 isoform X1 is translated as MRNSRKSIDGECHSFQLKAARISMQELTRVCDLNGNTGKAELMPVAPATNNLDQLLPNIKLEHDPDLECWLPTPEHPQLRLDLNSTRLLLQGSDDPLISHGSTNDGHDEDHPFKTLLARKSAGHETPHNGTCSPLTKQQLKANLLMGSRKANRQAQVEPPAPTPQKTVKPVQSQGQNRSRKRGNEAGAVKLRFHHQALPAEYAAHYEATQGRQPARPVLPPPPTPPLPPPPPSQAHENVRSWLRKIAEIQRSAERQQQKQSSTPRTNAPASRSSPIAATSVVPAKGAEVTTTATSKRSSLKYADLPYMGEITLDNYKPRRGRKPKKADICHLIYKNYGTIVPASVAEMPVSAAPPDSTATIAMPPEEPLNLCLRDQSGDRFSISSGDSEKPTTRTTPTTTTATTDCGSSSHRTTPLGLGKPLTLELAGSEDQPMSAAKLLLQPVGLYYQQLVESCHLGGMPVPLETIEKDNQLSLKIPIPSGFFANETAPLAMRKRKRSAIFIPPMPAEHSSSPSNEVSICKFKFTGGAKPTLQEKKMLSVDAEGNYRYYNGTGDKTMRGYEFISRDQQQQLQQTQQNQPNQQGQSQEKLYVDIPPPSTDLSPELLQISPESPTSTLLLPSSNHVAPHSPVSQCSSSQSPMPKSTADSERKRRSSRRSKQREKLEKTFKEKGFLIQTQQLQSAEGATYCKFRQLKKFTRYLFRNWKDHIPESDLAKHQSGGREDTLQSQDQAT
- the LOC128257693 gene encoding uncharacterized protein LOC128257693 isoform X2, encoding MQELTRVCDLNGNTGKAELMPVAPATNNLDQLLPNIKLEHDPDLECWLPTPEHPQLRLDLNSTRLLLQGSDDPLISHGSTNDGHDEDHPFKTLLARKSAGHETPHNGTCSPLTKQQLKANLLMGSRKANRQAQVEPPAPTPQKTVKPVQSQGQNRSRKRGNEAGAVKLRFHHQALPAEYAAHYEATQGRQPARPVLPPPPTPPLPPPPPSQAHENVRSWLRKIAEIQRSAERQQQKQSSTPRTNAPASRSSPIAATSVVPAKGAEVTTTATSKRSSLKYADLPYMGEITLDNYKPRRGRKPKKADICHLIYKNYGTIVPASVAEMPVSAAPPDSTATIAMPPEEPLNLCLRDQSGDRFSISSGDSEKPTTRTTPTTTTATTDCGSSSHRTTPLGLGKPLTLELAGSEDQPMSAAKLLLQPVGLYYQQLVESCHLGGMPVPLETIEKDNQLSLKIPIPSGFFANETAPLAMRKRKRSAIFIPPMPAEHSSSPSNEVSICKFKFTGGAKPTLQEKKMLSVDAEGNYRYYNGTGDKTMRGYEFISRDQQQQLQQTQQNQPNQQGQSQEKLYVDIPPPSTDLSPELLQISPESPTSTLLLPSSNHVAPHSPVSQCSSSQSPMPKSTADSERKRRSSRRSKQREKLEKTFKEKGFLIQTQQLQSAEGATYCKFRQLKKFTRYLFRNWKDHIPESDLAKHQSGGREDTLQSQDQAT